Part of the Weissella coleopterorum genome is shown below.
AAAGAATTTTGCCGGATATACTTTTAAGGAAGTTAAGGGAAACCCAAAGGGTAAGTTTACCGCCCAAAATCAAACTGTAACTTATATTTATAGCCAAAATGTAGCCCAACAAGGTCAAGTTACGGTTAAATATGTCGATGAGGCGGGAAAATAAATTGCCGCTGAAAAGCATTTGAGTGGAGATCTTGGTACCGACTTTAAAACAGAACAACAGAATATTGCGGGGTATACCTTCAAAGAAATTAAAGGTAATGCTACTGGTAAGTTTACTAAGGTAGCTCAAGTTGTGACGTATATCTATCAAAAAGATGTAGTTCAAAAGGGCCAAGTGACAGTTAAGTATGTTGATGAAGCAGGTATAGAGATTGCGGATGCTAAGATCTTACGTGGAGATCTTGGGACAAATTATGTGACTGATAAAATAGCAATCGATGGGTATACCTTCAAAAAGATCGAAGGTAATGCTTTGGGACAATTTGCCAAGGCGGATCAAGTTGTGACCTATATCTATAGCAAAGATGTTGATAATACGCCAGTGATTCCAACTGAGCCAATTACACCAGACCAACCAGCGCCAGTGCAACCAGAGGATCCAGATCAACCAGCACCAAAAAATAACGTGGTTGATACCGTAGTTAAAACTGTGACGACGGTCCTTCCTCATACGGCTGCTCAAAAAGTTACCTTCTTGGGATTGATTAGTCTGGGCTTAGCGGCCTTAACTGGATTATTAATTATGAAGCGCCGCAAGTAAGCTTTTTGTAGTGCTCATCTTTGAAATTAATAGAAAAACCTCCGAATTAACTTTCGGAGGTTTTATGTTAGGCATATTTTTGAAAAGATAATTATGCGTCTTGACGGGTAGCGGCAATTGAGACTTCTCGGATTTCGACTGCTTGAGGCATATCATAAATATATTTAACGGTTTGGGCAACATATTTAGGATCGAGGGTCAAACCACCCATTGATTCCTTCCAAGCCTGATAATCAGATAAAGCGGATGCACTAGTGACATGGGTTAATAAATCCGTTTCGGCAGCTCCGGGAGCAACGAGCGAGATACGAACATTTTTACTAGCCACTTCTTGGCGAATAGTTTCAGTTGCACCATGGACTCCAAACTTAGAAGCCACATATGCGGCATGGTTAGTGAACGCTTTGAATCCAGCGATTGAAGACATATTGATGATTGTGCCACCTTGACGATCGATCATGTTTTGTAGGACCACCTGTGTACCATTTAAGACTCCCATGACGTTGGTATCCAACATGGTTTGCCACTCGTGTGCTGATTGATTTTCAACATTACCAAGTAGCATCACACCAGCATTATTAACTAACAAGTCGGTTGGTCCGAATTTTGCTTCGGCAGCCCGTACACTGGCGGTAAAGTCTTCTAAATTAGTGACATCAACTTGAGCCAACATGACGTTTTGGAAATCAAGAGGTAAGGCCTCCATGCGTTTGATATTCCGTCCGATGAGTAACAAGGGGTTACCTGCCACGTTGAAAAGTTTTGCAATTTCTGCTCCAAAACCAGAACTAGCTCCAGTAATTACGATTAATTTTTTATTTGTCATTTTTTTCTCCTATAAATAATTATTTAATATTGATAATCATACATGCTAAACTATGGTTTAGGTCAAATAAAAAAGGATAAAGAATATGAATTATAATATTGGACAAATTTCAAAACAGTTTCAAATCCCCGTTTCAACCCTGAGATATTACGATAAAAAGGGTCTGTTACCCTTTGCGAGTAGGAATCAAAAAAATGAACGGGTTTTTTCCGAAGATAGTATTAAATATCTTCATGTAATTCATTGTTTGAAAGAAATTGGTTTATCAATTAGCCAGATTAAGTTATTTATTGATTTATGTATGCAGGGGGATGAAACTTTACAAGCTCGTTTGGGATATATTCAGGCTCAAAAGGTTCAGTTGCAAGCACAGATTGAAAATTTAGAACGTCAGATGCATTTTATTGACTGGAAAGAGCAATATTATCAAACAGCTGTCCAAGCGGGGACCGAAGATGTTGTACGTAATTTACCATCACCTTTTGATGAGTAGCAGGTTGAGAGGGAGTGCTTTTCTATAAAAAATGGGCATGAGTGGTAATTATTTAAAAAAATATGTTATTTTTCCAAAAAACACCAATGGCGGAAATATTGGATTTATGGGATGAAAATGAGAAAGTGTGTACGGTTATCTGACAATGAACACATTTATTCCTTGTATCTAAGTGGTTGTTTTGTTAAAATTAAAACATTATTAGATTTTTTGCATAATAGCTTAAAAGGAAAGTTTGGGCGTGTATGAGTACAGAAGAAACAAAAGAAAAGAAATTTTTCGGTCAACCAATTGGACTCGCAACTTTATTTATGACTGAGATGTGGGAACGTTTTTCATATTATGGAATGCGGGCCATCTTGTTGTATTATATGTGGCATTTAATTGCTGTTGGTGATTTGAATATCACACGAGCTGTAGCAGCATCGATTATGGCAATTTATGCCTCGATGGTGTATCTGTCAGGTTCGTTAGGAGGATATATTGCGGATCGCATGATTGGATCACGTAAAGCTGTCTTCTTAGGTGGAGTGTTCATTATGTTAGGACACATCGTGCTAGCATTGCCCTTTGGATCATCAGCACTATTTGGTTCAATTGCATTAATTATCATTGGAACAGGACTTCTTAAGCCCAATGTTTCTTCGTTAGTTGGTTCTCTTTATACCCCACAAGATCGGCGACGTGATGCTGGGTTCTCAATTTTCGTGTTTGGGATTAACCTTGGCTCGTTTATTTCACCCCTCTTAGTTGGATGGACACAAGAAAACTTTGGCTTTCATGTTGCCTTTGGTTTAGCAGCGATTGGGATGTTCTTTGGACTTCTTCAATATTACTTCGGGGGTAAGAAAGACTTACCATCAGATGGAATGTATCCAACAGATCCGTTGCAGCCAGAAGAAATTAAGCCATTGATTATCAAAACTGTTTTAGCTCTAATTACATTAGGTTTGGTAATCACATTAATGATGTTAATGGGATGGAATAACATTTCTGACTTCATTAATTTGTTAACAATTGTCGCTGTTGCCATTCCGGTGATGTATTTCGTACAGATGTTGACATCAAGTAAGGTTTCAAAGCAAGAACGGTCACGGGTGTTGGCTTACTTACCATTGTTCTTTGGAGCAGTATTATTTTGGGCCTTGGAAGAACAAGGATCGGTAGTCTTGGCGACCTTTGCTCAAAACCGAGTGGTTCATTCATGGATCCCGGCGGCATGGTTCCAGTCACTTAATCCCTTCTTCATTATGTTATATACACCATTCTTTGCGACATTATGGAGTCGTTGGAAGAAGAATGCGCCTTCAGCTCCTTTGAAATTCGCGATTGGATTAATTTTTGCGGGTGCTTCATTCTTGTTGTTGGCAATTCCTGGTTCTCTATGGGGGACCAGTGGACGTGTTTCACCATTCTGGCTGCTTGGTTCATGGGCGCTAATCATTATTGGAGAAATGTTGATTTCACCAGTAGGATTATCAGTAACAACTAAGCTTGCGCCACGAGCCTTCACTGTGCAAATGATGTCACTTTGGTTCTTGTCATCTGCCGTAGGATCAGCCTTGAATGCGCAATTCGTTGGTCTATATTCACCACAAACGGAAGTTCAATACTTCTTTATTTTCGGATTAGTAGCCGTGATTTTGGGAATCATTATGATTTTCTTAGTTCGAATGATTATTCGTTTGATGGATGGTGTAGAATAATTTGAATCTTGTTAGAGGTTAGGAGGAATCCTAATCTCTTTTTTTATATATCAGGAATACTGATTTTAGTTTTAATGGCATAAATATAGTTTTTTAATAACCCTAATTTAGGTATATAAACTGAGCCCCGAAAATTAATATTTATTTTTATTCAATTAATTGAACGAGGGCTTTTCGAGAATTAAATGGTGCCGTGTATGGATGTTGACGTGTTTAGTTACTATTTGTTTTAAGACGGTAAGATCTTTTTTGATAATGAAGTAGCTTGATTTAGAAACGAAAATATTAGAAAATAAAAATAAATTTAATTAATTTATTTACAGATGCTAGAGCCATCGTTTAATTAAAAGATGAGATTGGGGGGATGTATAAATTGAATTGATGGCTGAAGTTTGGATTCATCAATGGGGTATATGATAATCGGGCTAGTAAGTCAATATGAATGATATAGTTTAATGGAAGTAAAAATAGGGTTAGACAATTTGGTTTGATGATAATGTTGATTGATTTTAAATGCTGATTTAAAGCTATTTATGAGAATATTGATCAACTGTGCTACAATTAACTATACAATATAGGTAGTATTTGAATGGATATTTTGAGGAGAAAAAATAAATGATGGGAATAACCACATTAAAAAAAGAAGCATGGCAAAAATTAAGAAATAATTGGCGATTTTTGGTAGTTTTAACCTGGCCTTTGATCGCATGGCAAATTTTTACATTGTTATTATCATATGGCGATAGTATTCAAGAAGGAGTGACGGTTGTTAAGCCATCGTCCGTTTTGTTTGCTTTGAGCCGGACCCTTTGGGCGGGATTAATTGAGGCGATCATCATTGGTGTCATCTCACTAGGTGTGATGTGGACAATGGTGGAGTGGAGTCGCGATAAAATGGAGTTCAAACAAACCGGATTGTTGAGCTTTCGTTTCTTTAAACGTGAAACGGTGATTGATTCAGTCGTCTTGATGGCCATTCGCTTCCTGTACACATTGTTATGGTCATGTTTATTGGTAGTTCCTGGAATTATTAAAAATATTTCTTATTCACAGGCTGAATTTATTTATGCAGAAGATGTGAAGCGGGGCGTCGCAATTGAATCCATTAATGAATATATCACCCGTTCACGAGTCTTAATGGATGGTCATAAATGGGAATACTTTTTACTTCAAATTACATTTATTCCATGGTGGATCTTAGTGGCTTTGACTAGTGGGTTAGCTACTTTTTGGGTGATACCATATTATGAATTAACAATGACTAATTTCTATCTAGGTTTGAAAAAGGCACAAGCTGACGATTTAGATACAAAGGATGATTCTACCTCTGAAGTAATTGAGGATGATAAGTAAGCAATCGTAACTAGAACTGGAACTTTTTTGTTCCGGTTTTATTTTATAAGAAAGTTAAGTAGCGTTGGTCTAGAGGTGTATAGATGGAACAACAAAAAGCGCCAAAGCGCCGATATATAACTGGGTTTGATGGGTTAAGAGCGCTAGCAGTACTGGGCGTGATTGGTTTTCATCTATGGCCGGATCGAATTGTGGGTGGTTGGTTAGGAGTTCCGCTTTTCTTTATTCTATCGGGTTATTTAATTACAGATTTATTGATCCAAGAATATGAACAAACTGGTCATATTAAGGTTATATCCTTTTGGGTGCGACGATTAAAACGACTAATGCCTGCATTGTTTACGATGTTGTTATTGACGTCTGTGGTCATCTTTTGGTATTTCAAACCGCTATTATATAATTTAAGAGCGATCATCAGTACTAATTTAATTTATATATATAATTTTTGGGCTATTAAGCATGGCGGATCATATTTTGATCAATGGAATCATCCCTCGCCGTTTACTCACCTTTGGTCGTTATCAATTGAAGGGCAGTTTTATCTACTTTGGCCAATTATTGTTTTGATTTTAATGAAGTTGAAATTTTCGCGACGTAAAATTGGTGGAGGATTAATGCTGGGTGCTGCAATCTCAGCTATCTTGATGGCAATCCTTTACAGCTCTACTAACCTCAATCGGGTTTATTATGGTACGGATACACGTATGTTTGCAGTGCTATTGGGCACGGCTTTAGCATTTGTTTGGCCTTCTAATCGTTTTAAGTTGGTAATTAAACCAACTGTTAAACGTAGCCTTGATCTTATCGGATGGGTGGGATTGCTTATCGTGGCGCTGGCGATCTTTACTCTAAACGGGCAGTGGGCCTTCACCTACTATGGTGGCATGTTTTTGATCACACTTATAATGGTGGTTTTGGTTGCAATTACGGCGCATCCGGCTTCGGCTTTTAGTAAAATTTTGAATCAAAGTTTCTTACGTTATCTTGGAACGCGCTCGTATAGTATTTATTTATATCAGTTACCGGTTTTTGTACTTTATAGTCATTGGATTCACCGACCAGTTCAATTGGTTGATATTGTAATTGAACTCGTATGGGTTTTAGTCCTGGCAGAAATTAGTTATCGTTATATTGAAAAGGTTTTTAAAAGTAGCCGTTTCTGGCATAACATACCAACCAACGGCGGACCGCAAATCTATGCCGCGGGGCTGCTCTTTTTAATAGTTAGTGGTACACATGCGTTGATGTTACCACAGACGGGACAACAGCCACCCAAGACAAAATTAGAGCATCGATTAACTAAAAATCAACAACAACTAAAACAGGCTAATCGAAAAGCGCAGCAAGCTGAAAAACAAGCCAATCGGCCGGTTAAGGTTGAACCAGCATTATTGGATCAATACGCTATTAATGAGCAACAGTATCAAAAATTACAAAATCTGCCAATTTCAGCCGTAGGTGATTCTTTACTCTTGAATGCCGGGCCTAATTTGCAAAAAGTGATGCCACAGATGACAGTCGATGCACAAATTGGCCGACAAGTAACAGACGTTATTAATATCATTAAAACTTTAAAGGAGCAAAATAATTTAGCAGATCAAGTTCTGATTACTAGTGGAACGAATGGGACCGTTTCAAAAGATCAGATCAAGCAGGTGATGGAAATAGTGGGAAAGCATCGAACCGTTTATTGGGTGAACGACTTTGCTGAACGTAATTGGGTAGCTGGAAATAATCAAAATTTATTGCAGGTAGCTTCACGGCATTCGAATTTAAAAATCGTGAATTGGGACGTAACTGCAAAACAACACATGGAGTGGCTTGGGCGCGATCAAGTACACCCAAACCCGACTGGATCTGTCGAGTATACTAAAACGATTCTCCGTAGTATTTTAAAAACGGGGAAGAATCAGTAAATGTTTGGGTTTAACCTAATAATAGATAGGTGCTGATAGTTATCCAAAGCACATATACACCAAGTATTTAACTTGTAATAGCTATTACCTAGTATGCGCTTATTTTAGTACTTTTTGATTAACATTGTGTTTAAAAATTAAAGATTTGCCCGTTGGCGTGTTCGCTTTGACTTAATTGTTGAAGCGATTTTTATTTGTCATAATAAAAACGACCTAAGACTAACTTAGACCGTTGTATTGTGCTTTTGTTTGGCTGCTATCACATTAATTTGTACAGTAATATCTAGTAGATCGTGATGGTTTCGGACATCTCTACCAGTTTGCTTATAACGTTGAGTATACTTTGGACGTACCTTATTGATGTGATTAGGCATTGGCTCCTATGTCAATAATTCGGACATAAAAATACGAATAAATTTTGAAAAACGTTTTAATTATTTAACGTACTGGTAAAGTATGTGATTTATCTAAAAAAGTGCATCCTTTAATGTTTCCATGCCATTCTAAACAACCCGTCTATACTTATCGTTTTAAACGGGATATTAATATGATTTATTTGTAGCTACGCTACAAGGGAAATTCGATCACTGTTATACCAGCGAATATAGCTATCAATGCCAGCTATTGCTTCATGAATTGTCTTAAATTCTTGAAAATTAATGTATTCACGCTTCAAAATTGAGTGAAAGCTCTCAATTCTTGCGTTATCACCAGGTTGTCCTTTACGAGAATAAGAATGCTTAATCCCAAAACGAGTTAAAGTACTTTCAAATAAATCGCTTGTATACTGACTCCCCATATCGCTATGAATAATGCTTGGTTTAACAGACTTTACTGCGACTTGATTAATGACGTCGGTTGCTAATTCCTTAGTCATATGACTTCCAACTTTATAAGAAATAACCCGCCGGGTTACGGGATTGTACATACTAGCTAGATAAACCCAAGTATTTTTAACGGGAATATACGTAATATCTGTTAAAAGAATATTGGATTGATCAGGTAATCCTTTAATTAGATTTGGTCGTTGATCATATTCAGTATGTGTTTTAGGCTTATTAATTCGTTTAGTCATCCTAGACCTAATTTTTAAAGCGTACATCTGTTTATAAACCATACGCTGGCTAATTTTAATTTTTAACTGACGATTTAATAAAATTGTTAATCGCGGGTATCCATACATAGGATATTTTAACCATGCATCTAATACCTTTTGCTTAATGAAATTGCGACGAAGAAGGGTTTTACCAGGCTTCCAATGTATATAGCCATAATAAGTCGATCGTGGAATTCTGAGGACGTTCAAAATTTTAGTAATGCGGTGCCCAACCTGTAGATTGTCATTAATAATTTTTAAGGTAGGAATACGTCCTTTGATGATCAATTTTTCGCCATAAGCACCGCTGCTCGTTTTAAAATATCAAGTTCTTCTTTTAGTTGTTTATTTTCTTTAATCAATGCCTTTTCATTTGCTGACAATACTTTCGTATTGTTAGGATCGGCTTGATTAACCCATTTAGAAACCGTTGAAACACTAACGTTGTATTCTTTTGCTAATGAATTAGCTGAACGACCAACTTTATGCAAGCTTACGATCGATTCTTTAAAGTCATTTGAATATTTGATAACCATAATAAAAAGCTCCTTTATGATGTATTATATCGAACAATTTGTCCGTAATTCCATCATAGGAGCCTCTGGTGTTTTAAAGTTACTATCTTATATCATGTTGCATAATTTAAATTCAATTGCTAAACGTCCGCCAAAATAGTCGTATAAATTTGTTGAGAATGCCATAAATGATACCCTGTGTATATAGTGTAGTATTTAAGTGTTCTGTTTTAGTATATTCATGGGTTATTTTTCAATAATATTCAGGATGTAAATATTTTTACGCCCTATTTTATTTGCTTTGATAGGGGATGAATTTGAATAATATTATTTATATGATGAGACTCATATAGATAAAATATGAGTATTCAAAAGTTATTTTTTGAGAAAAATTAATAAAACGACAATACTACATCGTTTCTCTTAATCAACGGTACGGAGAGTTAGTTATTGTCACACTTTTGATTATTTAGAATATGTTGTGCATGATCCATTGTCGATTTAATAACAGTAAGGATATGTAAATCATCTAACTTGTAAAAGTTTGTAGTACCTTGTTGTTTAAAGGTTACAATTTGGAATTTTTTTAATATATTTAGTTGCTTTGATATTGCTGGTTGAGACACCTTTAATTTTTGAACTAATTCATTAACAGATAGAGAATTATGCTCAAGCAACAGTAGAATATTTAAACGGGTAGAGTTACTTAAGACTTTTAGTATCTTTTGTGTTTCGTTAATTAATTCGATGTTTTCTGTCATTTGTGCACTCCTTGAATAATGAATATACATATTATATAATCAAAACGTTATATAACCAAATGGTTATAAAACCAAATGGTTATAAAAAGAAAGGTGTTTATATGTATATTACATTGATGACTAGCTTATTTATTGGAGCTAATTTAGATTTCTTTATATTACTTATACCATTATTTAAAAAACATGGATTTAAAAATACTATTATTGGATATGTATTTGGTGTTATAGGTATGTATTTAATAAGTGCAACCATGGGTCAATTTATTCAAATTTTACTACCTATGTGGGTGATTGGTATTTTAGGTTTAGTACCTATTTGGTATGGAATACGGGGTGGAGATGAGGAGGCTAAAAATACTAAATTAACTATGTCTATTTTCACTGTGGCTATTGTGTACTTAACTTCATGTAGTGCGGATAATTTAGCACTGTATGTCCCTGTTTTATCAACATTATCAATTAATCAAAGCGTTATTTATGGATTGTACTTTATTGTTTTAGCAATAATGACAGGTATATTAGCCCATCGTATAAGTAACATAAGAGTTGTAACAGTTATCTTTGATAAGTTTGGAGATATTATTACTAGAATTATTTACATTGGTATAGGATTATTCGTAATCATAGAAAGCGGATTGCTAAATAAAATTTTAAATTTATTATTTTAAAACTAAAGCCGTTATATATTCAACTTAATTGCTGATTTATAACGATTTTTATTTTATTGTTAGTTCATACGCATTTGTATCTAAATCTCCATGAGGATCATTTATGTGAATGGTTCCCCGATGATTAAATCCAATTTTTTTAAGCAAATATTGTACTCGTTTGTTTTGTTTATGTGTATCAATTCGTACTGATTTATAGTTATTATTTTTAATAAGGGTAATAGCATTATAGAATGAAATAACACCTAGATTATTACCCGCATATTTTGAATCTATGGCCAGCCGATGAATTGTAGCGTAATCATCGTCATTTTCCCAGTTACCACCCGTTAATGAATCATAATTTGGTTCATTAGTATATTGAATGGCAATGATGCCAGCAATATTATTATTGAACATAATTTCGTACAAATTATTATTTTTAATATCCAGTAAAATATTATTTTTATCTGGGTAACCATCTTGCCATTGAGGAACGTTTTCTGATTTTAAAGATGCTTGTGCATCTTTGATAATGTCCATTATTCGTTTTAAGTTAACGTCCTTAGCCTTACGTAAATATATTAGTGCCATAGTATCTCCCTAAAAACTTTTAGATTTATTATAAATAAAGAATATATATTAGCAACTAGTGGGTGATATATTTTATGGATTTATTAAACATTTTGTTAATTTTTGTGATTTTGATATTCGGTTAATTGTTTAGCAATGGGTTTCCTTATGCTTCACAACCATCCCCGTGAGAATCTTGTTTAATTGTTAAATTAATAATGTAACTTCATTATAAAAGTTATAAAAACAGGCGATAAATGAATTCCCTACTACAATTAAACTCCCTCGATTTCGATAGGCTTAACGATTATTGCATAATTGGAAACTGTCATGAATTGGTAATTGGTATGGGTAGATTTGGGAGACCGAAAAAAGGTATTTAAATTAGACATACCTATATGGAACAAGGATAAGTAAGTAAATAATGTTTACATCCTTAAATATAAAAGGGGGTGGCGTGTTACCACCTCCCAAAAATATATCTGTGGCACTATTTCAGTGCGTTAGGAGCACACGTTTTTCATTCTCTTGGTGTAATATTGTGCATGGGTATGCGTTACTAATTTGATAGCAGAGCTATTGCTACTTTTGGCGATGATATTATAGTTCTTATATTTCATATAAGTTGTTTTGCAAAGATAGACCTGTATAAATCGTGTTCAATTTTGACAAAATATCTATTTTGAATGGCTATTTTAAGCTGTTTATATATGTGAGACAAAAATCAGTAAATGTTTGGTTGAAAAGACATCTTCTAATGGAGATGTCTTTTTTGGCAAGAAAATTTCTAGATTTGACAAAAGATTAAAAAATAAGGTATATTGTTAACCAGTTTATTAACCAGTTAAGGAGTTTGTGATATGAATCAACAAGTTGAAAATAAAGCCATTCAAATTGATACATTATTAAATCAATTACATACGGTGGCAGAGCAACAACGTGAAATTTTATTTGGGACGGTACAAAGCGATATTACAACAACACAAGGGCATATTTTAATGCTGTTAAATCAGAAGGGACCACAAACTAATAAAGAGTTAGCAGAAGCCTTGCAAGTGAGTCGGGCGGCAATCACGAAGGCGATGAAGGGATTACAAACGAGTGAATGTAACTGTGTCATTCCAGTACTAGATGCAAAAGATGCGCGGTTAATTCGTTTTACTGTTAATCACCAAGGTGCCATTTTTGCTAAGTTACATGGCGAACAACATGCAGCAACTTTAGCAGTTTATGAGAAAATCATGCAAGAATTTTCGTCAAGTGAGCAACAGGTGATTGGTCGCTTTATTACGGCATTGGATGAATGTTTACAAGAGGAGTAGAGAATGATGACAAAGCAAAGAAACCGTCGTTATTGGATGGTTATTCCGGTAGTTACAATAATCATACTTTTGGGGTTGATTTTTCATCGAACTTGGCAAAATGAACAGCGGGTGCACAAGACTAATACTGCAGAAAAAATTAGAATTGTAACTAGTTTGGCTGTTTATGGTGAAATGGCACAGGCAGTCGTAGGTGATCAAGGACAGGTTCAAAGTATTATTAATAAAGCTTCCGTTGATCCCCATGAATATGAACCCAGTGTCCAAACCGCAAAGGCGTATGCGCAAGCTCAATTAATTATTGCAAATGGTGCAGGCTACGATGCGTGGTCCACAAAATTTGCGCAAGCGAACACACAAGCTCAAAAGTTAAATGTTGGCACGATCGTTGGATATCATGAAGGTGATAATGAGCACTTTTGGTATCAACCAACGGTTACTAAAGCCATGATGGATCCATTAGTGGATAAGTTAAGTGCACTCAAACCAGCTTCGCGTTCATATTTTCAAACTAATGCGCAACGGTATATTAAAACGATCCAACCATTAGCTGAGAAGCGAGCGGAGTTAACGAAACAATTAAAAGGGAAAAGTGTTTTAGTCACGGAACCAGTCTATGATAATGCCTTAGCTGGGTTAGGAGTTCACGATTTAAATCC
Proteins encoded:
- a CDS encoding peptide MFS transporter, whose protein sequence is MSTEETKEKKFFGQPIGLATLFMTEMWERFSYYGMRAILLYYMWHLIAVGDLNITRAVAASIMAIYASMVYLSGSLGGYIADRMIGSRKAVFLGGVFIMLGHIVLALPFGSSALFGSIALIIIGTGLLKPNVSSLVGSLYTPQDRRRDAGFSIFVFGINLGSFISPLLVGWTQENFGFHVAFGLAAIGMFFGLLQYYFGGKKDLPSDGMYPTDPLQPEEIKPLIIKTVLALITLGLVITLMMLMGWNNISDFINLLTIVAVAIPVMYFVQMLTSSKVSKQERSRVLAYLPLFFGAVLFWALEEQGSVVLATFAQNRVVHSWIPAAWFQSLNPFFIMLYTPFFATLWSRWKKNAPSAPLKFAIGLIFAGASFLLLAIPGSLWGTSGRVSPFWLLGSWALIIIGEMLISPVGLSVTTKLAPRAFTVQMMSLWFLSSAVGSALNAQFVGLYSPQTEVQYFFIFGLVAVILGIIMIFLVRMIIRLMDGVE
- a CDS encoding ArsR/SmtB family transcription factor, with protein sequence MTENIELINETQKILKVLSNSTRLNILLLLEHNSLSVNELVQKLKVSQPAISKQLNILKKFQIVTFKQQGTTNFYKLDDLHILTVIKSTMDHAQHILNNQKCDNN
- a CDS encoding DUF975 family protein, translated to MMGITTLKKEAWQKLRNNWRFLVVLTWPLIAWQIFTLLLSYGDSIQEGVTVVKPSSVLFALSRTLWAGLIEAIIIGVISLGVMWTMVEWSRDKMEFKQTGLLSFRFFKRETVIDSVVLMAIRFLYTLLWSCLLVVPGIIKNISYSQAEFIYAEDVKRGVAIESINEYITRSRVLMDGHKWEYFLLQITFIPWWILVALTSGLATFWVIPYYELTMTNFYLGLKKAQADDLDTKDDSTSEVIEDDK
- a CDS encoding MucBP domain-containing protein, which gives rise to MAAEKHLSGDLGTDFKTEQQNIAGYTFKEIKGNATGKFTKVAQVVTYIYQKDVVQKGQVTVKYVDEAGIEIADAKILRGDLGTNYVTDKIAIDGYTFKKIEGNALGQFAKADQVVTYIYSKDVDNTPVIPTEPITPDQPAPVQPEDPDQPAPKNNVVDTVVKTVTTVLPHTAAQKVTFLGLISLGLAALTGLLIMKRRK
- a CDS encoding GNAT family N-acetyltransferase, which encodes MALIYLRKAKDVNLKRIMDIIKDAQASLKSENVPQWQDGYPDKNNILLDIKNNNLYEIMFNNNIAGIIAIQYTNEPNYDSLTGGNWENDDDYATIHRLAIDSKYAGNNLGVISFYNAITLIKNNNYKSVRIDTHKQNKRVQYLLKKIGFNHRGTIHINDPHGDLDTNAYELTIK
- a CDS encoding cadmium resistance transporter; the protein is MVIKPNGYKKKGVYMYITLMTSLFIGANLDFFILLIPLFKKHGFKNTIIGYVFGVIGMYLISATMGQFIQILLPMWVIGILGLVPIWYGIRGGDEEAKNTKLTMSIFTVAIVYLTSCSADNLALYVPVLSTLSINQSVIYGLYFIVLAIMTGILAHRISNIRVVTVIFDKFGDIITRIIYIGIGLFVIIESGLLNKILNLLF
- a CDS encoding IS3 family transposase (programmed frameshift); translated protein: MVIKYSNDFKESIVSLHKVGRSANSLAKEYNVSVSTVSKWVNQADPNNTKVLSANEKALIKENKQLKEELDIFKTSSGAYGEKLIIKGRIPTLKIINDNLQVGHRITKILNVLRIPRSTYYGYIHWKPGKTLLRRNFIKQKVLDAWLKYPMYGYPRLTILLNRQLKIKISQRMVYKQMYALKIRSRMTKRINKPKTHTEYDQRPNLIKGLPDQSNILLTDITYIPVKNTWVYLASMYNPVTRRVISYKVGSHMTKELATDVINQVAVKSVKPSIIHSDMGSQYTSDLFESTLTRFGIKHSYSRKGQPGDNARIESFHSILKREYINFQEFKTIHEAIAGIDSYIRWYNSDRISLVA
- a CDS encoding acyltransferase family protein → MEQQKAPKRRYITGFDGLRALAVLGVIGFHLWPDRIVGGWLGVPLFFILSGYLITDLLIQEYEQTGHIKVISFWVRRLKRLMPALFTMLLLTSVVIFWYFKPLLYNLRAIISTNLIYIYNFWAIKHGGSYFDQWNHPSPFTHLWSLSIEGQFYLLWPIIVLILMKLKFSRRKIGGGLMLGAAISAILMAILYSSTNLNRVYYGTDTRMFAVLLGTALAFVWPSNRFKLVIKPTVKRSLDLIGWVGLLIVALAIFTLNGQWAFTYYGGMFLITLIMVVLVAITAHPASAFSKILNQSFLRYLGTRSYSIYLYQLPVFVLYSHWIHRPVQLVDIVIELVWVLVLAEISYRYIEKVFKSSRFWHNIPTNGGPQIYAAGLLFLIVSGTHALMLPQTGQQPPKTKLEHRLTKNQQQLKQANRKAQQAEKQANRPVKVEPALLDQYAINEQQYQKLQNLPISAVGDSLLLNAGPNLQKVMPQMTVDAQIGRQVTDVINIIKTLKEQNNLADQVLITSGTNGTVSKDQIKQVMEIVGKHRTVYWVNDFAERNWVAGNNQNLLQVASRHSNLKIVNWDVTAKQHMEWLGRDQVHPNPTGSVEYTKTILRSILKTGKNQ
- a CDS encoding MerR family transcriptional regulator → MNYNIGQISKQFQIPVSTLRYYDKKGLLPFASRNQKNERVFSEDSIKYLHVIHCLKEIGLSISQIKLFIDLCMQGDETLQARLGYIQAQKVQLQAQIENLERQMHFIDWKEQYYQTAVQAGTEDVVRNLPSPFDE
- a CDS encoding SDR family oxidoreductase: MTNKKLIVITGASSGFGAEIAKLFNVAGNPLLLIGRNIKRMEALPLDFQNVMLAQVDVTNLEDFTASVRAAEAKFGPTDLLVNNAGVMLLGNVENQSAHEWQTMLDTNVMGVLNGTQVVLQNMIDRQGGTIINMSSIAGFKAFTNHAAYVASKFGVHGATETIRQEVASKNVRISLVAPGAAETDLLTHVTSASALSDYQAWKESMGGLTLDPKYVAQTVKYIYDMPQAVEIREVSIAATRQDA